A DNA window from Oncorhynchus tshawytscha isolate Ot180627B linkage group LG13, Otsh_v2.0, whole genome shotgun sequence contains the following coding sequences:
- the mlf1 gene encoding myeloid leukemia factor 1 isoform X1, with amino-acid sequence MFNSLLREFDEDPFLSDPFQAHNTHVQQMMRSLSEPFGRDFMPSLTGGCDRGRVAGGQPNTNMALQEDHRGMSQSLSPFGSIDSTDMESRNPFSMLDSMMFGVRNRMGNMHRNFENLSTDLNANPTAHSFSSSSVMTYSKVGDEPPKVFQASSQTRRAPGGIKETRQSLKDSESGLEKMSIGHHIQDRGHVLEKKHNKKTGERELNQDFQNLDESEAQSFDKEWQQEVSKFRPFVPMSRLEAPKPRAVHRAALTAATGPDQGRRDKRNPKPEGRKIHIDDLNVKGSGMTKQ; translated from the exons ATGTTTAACAGTCTTCTCAGGGAATTTGACGAGGACCCTTTCTTGTC gGATCCATTCCAGGCACACAACACACATGTACAACAGATGATGCGGAGTTTATCAGAGCCCTTCGGTCGGGACTTCATGCCCAGTCTGACAGGCGGATGTGACAGGGGCCGCGTAGCTGGGGGCCAACCCAACACTAACATGGCGCTACAGGAGGACCACAGG GGGATGAGCCAGTCGCTTTCGCCTTTCGGCAGTATTGATAGCACG GACATGGAGTCGAGGAACCCTTTCAGTATGTTGGACAGCATGATGTTCGGCGTGAGGAACAGGATGGGGAACATGCACAGAAACTTT GAGAACCTGTCCACAGACTTGAACGCCAACCCCACCGCCCACTCATTCAGCTCCTCCTCAGTGATGACCTACTCCAAGGTTGGAGACGAACCCCCCAAAGTGTTCCAGGCCTCCTCCCAGACACGGCGTGCTCCCGGCGGG ATTAAGGAGACTCGGCAGTCCCTGAAGGACTCAGAGAGTGGCCTGGAGAAGATGTCTATTGGACACCATATCCAGGACCGGGGACACGTGCTGGagaaaaaacacaacaaaaagaCAGGGGAACGGGAGCTCAACCAGGACTTCCAGAATCTGGATGAAT CCGAGGCGCAGTCCTTTGACAAAGAGTGGCAGCAAGAGGTGTCTAAATTCCGACCATTTGTCCCCATGTCCCGTCTGGAGGCCCCCAAGCCCAGGGCAGTGCACCGGGCAGCCCTCACCGCCGCCACCGGCCCCGACCAGGGACGGAG ggaCAAACGAAACCCAAAACCTGAAGGAAGGAAAATACACATTGACGATCTCAACGTCAAAGGCTCAGGCATGACGAAGCAGTAG
- the mlf1 gene encoding myeloid leukemia factor 1 isoform X2 has product MFNSLLREFDEDPFLSDPFQAHNTHVQQMMRSLSEPFGRDFMPSLTGGCDRGRVAGGQPNTNMALQEDHRDMESRNPFSMLDSMMFGVRNRMGNMHRNFENLSTDLNANPTAHSFSSSSVMTYSKVGDEPPKVFQASSQTRRAPGGIKETRQSLKDSESGLEKMSIGHHIQDRGHVLEKKHNKKTGERELNQDFQNLDESEAQSFDKEWQQEVSKFRPFVPMSRLEAPKPRAVHRAALTAATGPDQGRRDKRNPKPEGRKIHIDDLNVKGSGMTKQ; this is encoded by the exons ATGTTTAACAGTCTTCTCAGGGAATTTGACGAGGACCCTTTCTTGTC gGATCCATTCCAGGCACACAACACACATGTACAACAGATGATGCGGAGTTTATCAGAGCCCTTCGGTCGGGACTTCATGCCCAGTCTGACAGGCGGATGTGACAGGGGCCGCGTAGCTGGGGGCCAACCCAACACTAACATGGCGCTACAGGAGGACCACAGG GACATGGAGTCGAGGAACCCTTTCAGTATGTTGGACAGCATGATGTTCGGCGTGAGGAACAGGATGGGGAACATGCACAGAAACTTT GAGAACCTGTCCACAGACTTGAACGCCAACCCCACCGCCCACTCATTCAGCTCCTCCTCAGTGATGACCTACTCCAAGGTTGGAGACGAACCCCCCAAAGTGTTCCAGGCCTCCTCCCAGACACGGCGTGCTCCCGGCGGG ATTAAGGAGACTCGGCAGTCCCTGAAGGACTCAGAGAGTGGCCTGGAGAAGATGTCTATTGGACACCATATCCAGGACCGGGGACACGTGCTGGagaaaaaacacaacaaaaagaCAGGGGAACGGGAGCTCAACCAGGACTTCCAGAATCTGGATGAAT CCGAGGCGCAGTCCTTTGACAAAGAGTGGCAGCAAGAGGTGTCTAAATTCCGACCATTTGTCCCCATGTCCCGTCTGGAGGCCCCCAAGCCCAGGGCAGTGCACCGGGCAGCCCTCACCGCCGCCACCGGCCCCGACCAGGGACGGAG ggaCAAACGAAACCCAAAACCTGAAGGAAGGAAAATACACATTGACGATCTCAACGTCAAAGGCTCAGGCATGACGAAGCAGTAG